TTTCATCTAACTTTCCATTAATTCCTTCAGCAATAATTAGATCTGCCATTTTTTTTGCTAGATTATTTTCTTCTTCAAATTCTAATAGTTCTAAATTTTCTCTACCTCTTAAATAAGATTCTAATATGTTGTGCATTTTTGTACCATTTGCACTAGCTTCATTTTTTATCCTTTCACTCTCTTTTTCACCCATACGTAATTTCCATGCTGCAAGAGCTGCTTTGTCTTCTTCAGGTTTGGTCCGGGAAAGTATGGCAGTCACTGATGGCAATTGTTGTTGCTCAATAGAATAATGACGAGATCCATTAATTACACTTCTGCTTGATGTTGGATAATTAAATTTTCTATTCCATTTCATAACTTTTAAATATTTATATTATTTGTGTCGATGGTGCGATTGCTAATTTACTGAACTACAGGGCCAATTTTTTTATATATTCATTTTGATGCAGCTTTTTTAATTTTTTTTACTACCATTAAATAATTATCTTTAAGTACTATGTGATCTTTAAGATGTTTTGAAAATTCTTTGTATAAACTCTCATAATACCAGGCAACTTGTTTGGGGGTTGCTGTAAACCTCTTCCATATCTTCTTACCTACTCTTTTATGATCATTCACAATGCATGTACCATTATGCAGTTTATCACAAAGAGAAACAAACATGGACGATTGACCTTTCTTTTTGATATCTGAAATATATTTTTTCTTTCTAGCAAGCCAAGGTGGTTTAGGAACAATAATATAGTTATATAATTTATGGTCCCCTTGTAAAGTGTCACTACACTCATTAACTATCTTGGCAACTTTACTTCCAAATAGTTTTCTAATTTTTATTAAAGTTTTTAGTCCACCCTGATCCTCAACAGCATCATGCAATAAACCTCCAATAGCCTCATCAGTAGTACCACCATCTTCAATAATATTATTACTTACGGATACTAAATGTGTGAAATAAGGAATACCTGTTCCTTTACGACTTTGTTTAAAGTGTATTTTGTATGCAAAATCTAGGGCTTTTTTATATTTTTTTTTATCTATATTTTTATTCATTCACTAATAAAAATTTACTATTTTATGTAACCCATTTCAACATCACATTTATAATGTTCTAAAAACTTATTATTTTTATAATCGTATTTTGACATAGTCATGCTGGGTTCTGTATCTCCATCAAACACAATCATTTGAAATCCTAATTCATAATCTACAAACTTTGCTGTTACTTGGTTTTCACCAATGTCTAGTTTATTAGCTTCAATCATTACAAATTCACCCTTCTCTTTATCAAAATATTCAAGCCCGACTGCTTGCATTGTGAATTTTAAAGG
The nucleotide sequence above comes from Candidatus Pelagibacter giovannonii. Encoded proteins:
- a CDS encoding HD domain-containing protein, with translation MNKNIDKKKYKKALDFAYKIHFKQSRKGTGIPYFTHLVSVSNNIIEDGGTTDEAIGGLLHDAVEDQGGLKTLIKIRKLFGSKVAKIVNECSDTLQGDHKLYNYIIVPKPPWLARKKKYISDIKKKGQSSMFVSLCDKLHNGTCIVNDHKRVGKKIWKRFTATPKQVAWYYESLYKEFSKHLKDHIVLKDNYLMVVKKIKKAASK